In the Limanda limanda chromosome 1, fLimLim1.1, whole genome shotgun sequence genome, one interval contains:
- the mrps33 gene encoding 28S ribosomal protein S33, mitochondrial, with protein sequence MASLSSYAIRMARLSSQIFSQVVRPTDPKSMKVVQLFQEPPMAKRKEVYEWYPHHKVYFAMTQKLRFMGLFRDEHEDFKDEMRRLRKLRGKGKPKKGEGKRAGKKK encoded by the exons ATGGCCAGTCTGTCCAGCTACGCCATCCGCATGGCCAGGCTTAGCTCGCAGATCTTCAGCCAGGTTGTGCGTCCGACAGACCCCAAATCCATGAAGGTGGTCCAGCTGTTCCAGGAACCCCCCATGGCCAAGAGGAAGGAGGTGTACGAGTGGTACCCTCATCACAAGGTTTACTTTGCCATGACGCAGAAGCTCAGGTTCATGGGACTCTTCAG AGATGAGCATGAAGACTTCAAAGACGAAATGCGTCGCCTGAGGAAACTAAGGGGAAAAGGGAAACCGAAGAaaggagaagggaagagagCGGGCAAGAAGAAATGA